In a single window of the Gemmatimonadota bacterium genome:
- the ligA gene encoding NAD-dependent DNA ligase LigA, which produces MTALRPADEAARLRDELQRASRAYYDLDAPEISDAEYDVLFRRLQALETEHPELLSADSPTRRVGGQVAAFLPKAQHAVPMLSLDNAFSDDELAAWFEKIAKVDSRVQTAAILVEVKIDGAALSLTYEDGVLVRGVTRGDGSEGEEITGNVRAIADIPLQLAGSGWPARMEVRGEVYIDRRGFAAVNRLREAAGQELLQNPRNAAAGALRQLDPAEARRRRLRFFGYQVVPLSTGWHVAHHHEALEQLAAWGFPVAPGWSVHPDLAAVQATVADWSERIRALPFDADGLVIKVDALRLQEELGVIGGRVPRWAIARKFPAESAFTRLLAIEVNIGRTGALAPTAILEPVRVGGATVSRATLHNEEIIAQRDVRIGDIVEVIRSGEVIPKVLGPDRSKRTGAEVEWLAPTHCPICHTALVKPEGEVNRYCPNSRCPGRAYEGLVHFVSRGAMDVTGLGPERLRQLLEAGLVADAADLYTLTADALLQLDGFAEQSARSLVDAIAASKGRPLRALLVALGIRHVGTAAAKSIARAFGSLAALRQSDAARLEAIEGIGPTIANSVAAFLADATSAALLDRLEAAAVALHEASDGPDGPRPLAGLRVVLTGALPTLSRGEATSRIEAAGGTVTSSVSKKTDLVVAGADAGEKQAKAQQLGITIIDEAELLRRLTPDA; this is translated from the coding sequence GTGACCGCACTCCGCCCCGCCGACGAGGCGGCCCGACTGCGTGACGAGCTGCAGCGGGCCAGTCGTGCGTACTACGACCTCGATGCGCCCGAGATCAGCGATGCGGAATACGACGTCCTCTTCCGGCGCCTGCAAGCCCTCGAGACCGAGCATCCGGAGCTCCTGAGCGCAGACTCGCCGACGCGGCGCGTCGGGGGGCAGGTCGCGGCCTTTCTCCCGAAGGCGCAGCATGCCGTCCCGATGCTCTCGCTCGACAACGCCTTTTCCGACGACGAACTCGCCGCGTGGTTCGAGAAGATTGCCAAGGTGGACTCGCGGGTGCAGACCGCGGCGATCCTCGTCGAGGTAAAGATCGATGGGGCCGCGCTCTCGCTCACGTACGAGGATGGGGTGCTGGTGCGCGGTGTCACGCGCGGCGACGGCAGTGAGGGCGAGGAGATCACCGGCAACGTCCGCGCGATCGCCGACATCCCGCTCCAGCTCGCGGGGAGCGGCTGGCCGGCTCGCATGGAAGTGCGCGGCGAGGTCTACATCGATCGCCGCGGCTTCGCCGCCGTGAACCGGCTCCGCGAAGCTGCCGGCCAGGAGCTGCTGCAGAACCCACGCAACGCCGCGGCTGGCGCGCTCCGCCAGCTCGACCCCGCCGAGGCTCGGCGACGGCGGCTCCGCTTCTTCGGCTATCAGGTGGTCCCGCTCTCGACGGGATGGCACGTCGCGCATCACCATGAGGCGCTCGAGCAGCTGGCCGCGTGGGGCTTCCCGGTGGCGCCGGGGTGGAGCGTCCACCCGGACCTCGCAGCGGTCCAGGCCACCGTCGCCGACTGGAGCGAGCGGATTCGGGCATTGCCCTTCGATGCCGACGGCCTGGTGATCAAGGTCGACGCGTTGCGCCTGCAGGAGGAGTTGGGCGTGATTGGTGGCCGCGTGCCGCGCTGGGCGATCGCGCGAAAGTTCCCGGCCGAGAGCGCCTTCACGCGGCTGCTCGCGATCGAGGTGAACATCGGTCGGACCGGTGCCCTCGCGCCGACGGCGATCCTCGAGCCGGTGCGGGTGGGCGGTGCGACCGTGTCCCGCGCGACGCTCCACAACGAGGAGATCATCGCGCAGCGCGACGTGCGCATCGGCGACATCGTCGAGGTGATCCGTTCGGGTGAGGTGATTCCGAAGGTCCTCGGACCGGATCGCAGCAAGCGCACCGGCGCCGAAGTCGAGTGGCTCGCCCCGACGCATTGCCCGATCTGCCATACCGCGCTGGTGAAGCCGGAAGGCGAGGTCAATCGCTACTGTCCGAACAGCCGGTGCCCGGGTCGCGCGTACGAAGGGCTGGTGCACTTTGTCTCCCGCGGGGCGATGGACGTCACCGGCCTCGGCCCTGAACGACTGCGCCAGTTGCTGGAGGCGGGGTTGGTGGCGGACGCCGCCGACCTCTACACCCTCACCGCGGACGCACTGCTCCAACTCGACGGCTTCGCCGAGCAGTCGGCGCGCTCCCTCGTCGACGCCATCGCGGCCTCGAAGGGCCGTCCGCTCCGCGCGCTGCTCGTCGCGTTGGGAATTCGGCACGTCGGGACGGCGGCGGCGAAGAGCATCGCCCGTGCCTTCGGCTCGCTCGCAGCGCTGCGCCAGAGCGACGCCGCACGCCTCGAGGCGATCGAGGGAATCGGCCCGACCATCGCCAACTCAGTCGCCGCATTCCTGGCCGACGCGACGAGCGCCGCGCTGCTCGATCGGCTCGAGGCGGCCGCGGTGGCCCTCCACGAGGCGTCGGACGGGCCGGATGGACCACGACCGCTCGCCGGCCTGCGCGTGGTCCTGACGGGCGCGCTGCCGACCCTCTCGCGGGGGGAGGCGACGTCGCGAATCGAGGCGGCCGGCGGCACCGTGACCTCCAGCGTCTCCAAGAAGACCGATCTGGTGGTGGCGGGCGCCGATGCCGGCGAGAAGCAGGCGAAGGCCCAGCAGCTCGGCATCACCATCATCGATGAAGCCGAGCTCTTGCGGCGGCTCACCCCCGACGCGTAG